ACCCCGCGGACCGCCATCCAGACTCGAAACCTGGCTGGCGGATCATCATCGCCGTGGAAGATGTGGAAGCCGCTATTCAGGCAGCTGTCGAGTCGGGTGGCAAGATCATTCTCTCGCCCAGCGACAAGCGCGCAAATGGTGTGGGCATGGTCCAGGATGCTGATGGAGCCATGCTAGGACTGGTTCCGTTGGAGGCCGTCTCGAAGTTCAAGTTTAATCAACAGCGTATGGAGGATGACAACCAAGTTGTCGAAAGACTCAGGCGTCTTTCCCATGTGATAGGATGATTGTATTCGGGAGACAGCTCAGCAGCATTGGCAAGGTGGATTTGTTCATAAATCCTCCTCTGAAGCCCCTTCCAATACAGGCCAAATCAGCGACAGCGACGAAGAGGTGGGCCTACCTTTTACATACACATCCTTTTGTCCTTGACGAAAACTGCGTAGAGGCCAGGGTCAATGTCCTGCGTACTGTTTGTACGCGGATGGCATCAACCACGTTCAAAGACACGAACTCCTTGGTCAACAGTTCAAGAGCCCTACTCGCGTAACGGTGCAAGAGAAGTGGTTCGGTAATCCCCCCCCCAAAATAGTGGTCCTCAGAAGTAGAATTTTCTCGTAAACTTAAGCGAGAAGATTCGCATGAAAAAGCACGTTTCACGGACAGCCAGATTTTGAATATTTTGAAGCAGGTCGAGAACGGAATTACCGTTTCTGGGTTGTGCCGTGAGTACGGCATAAGCAATGCGACTTTTTACAAATGGCGAGCCAATATGAGGGATGGATGTTTCCTTGGTGGCTTGAATGAAAGAACTGGAAGCGGTTTTCCAATAAAAGTTGTACATACTATCAAAAGTATATCTGATTCCTATTTTCAGAAAATATAGAGTTCAAATCATCTTGACAACTCAAGTCGCAGTTCTTCTAACATTGTATTATTCAGCAAATAAAGCACGTATCTCTATGAATCCACAAACATCTCCATCTCATACCCAGTAATCAAAAAAAGACCCAACATCACTGTTGGGCCTTGTATTCATATTAAAGAAAGGTGAATGCTGCTTTATTTCTGCTTCTCTTTTATTTTCTCCATGGCATCGGTTCCGTCAGCGGCTTGCACGCCATCAAGCCAGGTTGCTATCGTATCGTTGTGCGTAGCGATCCAGTCTGCGGCAACCTTATCAGCCGGAATTTTCCGGTTAGCATAGTCCATAATCCACTGACTCTGTGTTTTGGCGTCGACCTTCATATTTTTCAAAAAGCGATAGACTTGCGGATGACGGTCTTTCAAGTCAACACTGACAACCGTATAAACTTTGGAATCACTCGCAAATTTTTCGGTTCCAGGCACACCGTCAAGATAAACCATATCAAGTGTCACATTCATCCAATGAGGTTTCCAGCAACCGAAAACAACCCATTCATGATCTTTCATCATGCTCTTCACTTGGGTGAGCATGGCAGCAACTGTGGCCCCGGTTTGTTTCCAATCACCGAGTCCGGCCACGTTGTTGGCGATAATTTCGCCCATATTCGTATTCATTCCCGAACCGGCTTCA
This Desulfovibrio inopinatus DSM 10711 DNA region includes the following protein-coding sequences:
- a CDS encoding VOC family protein, with translation MDSKHIVGKIVGAAYVTNDLDEAKNFYANVFGWSYRPASTPFDNQAFLALKDDAVVASMGDYPADRHPDSKPGWRIIIAVEDVEAAIQAAVESGGKIILSPSDKRANGVGMVQDADGAMLGLVPLEAVSKFKFNQQRMEDDNQVVERLRRLSHVIG
- a CDS encoding ABC transporter substrate-binding protein, which translates into the protein MKKLTMYLIVSALLLVVATPALALEKVRFGVPPWPGVEVKTEVVHQILDALGYPMQKLEIGPPIIYKGLVSDEVDAFLGGWIPQQNPMLDPLLEKKAVEVAQTNLDTARISLCVPRYVSEAGVKTFADLNKHADQFKHTVYNIEAGSGMNTNMGEIIANNVAGLGDWKQTGATVAAMLTQVKSMMKDHEWVVFGCWKPHWMNVTLDMVYLDGVPGTEKFASDSKVYTVVSVDLKDRHPQVYRFLKNMKVDAKTQSQWIMDYANRKIPADKVAADWIATHNDTIATWLDGVQAADGTDAMEKIKEKQK